Proteins from a genomic interval of Lathamus discolor isolate bLatDis1 chromosome 11, bLatDis1.hap1, whole genome shotgun sequence:
- the NPBWR2 gene encoding neuropeptides B/W receptor type 2 encodes MGNSSLWDDPNSTCSNAGNSCYLDNSMSFNLTFQEQAADFYVVLPVIYSVICAVGLTGNTAVIYVILKAPKMKTVTNMFILNLAIADDLFTLVLPINIAEHLLHYWPFGEVLCKVILSIDHYNIFSSIYFLTVMSIDRYLVVLATVRSKRMPHRTYRAARIVSLCIWILVTVIVLPFIIFANVYIDDLEIKSCGLNFPKPERFWFKASRIYTLILGFAIPVSTICILYTMMLYKLRNMHLNSNAKALDKAKKKVTIMVFIVLAVCLFCWTPFHLATIVALTTDLPQTSMVIGISYFITSLSYANSCLNPFLYAFLDDSFRKSFRKMLECRTS; translated from the coding sequence ATGGGAAACAGCTCTCTTTGGGACGATCCAAACAGCACCTGCAGCAATGCAGGCAACAGTTGCTACCTGGACAACAGCATGAGCTTCAACTTGACCTTCCAAGAGCAGGCAGCCGATTTCTATGTTGTCCTCCCCGTGATTTACTCTGTGATCTGTGCTGTTGGGCTCACAGGCAACACTGCTGTCATCTATGTGATCCTCAAGGCCCCCAAGATGAAGACTGTGACGAACATGTTCATCCTGAACCTTGCTATAGCCGATGACTTGTTCACACTTGTCCTGCCCATTAATATTGCTGAACACCTCCTTCACTACTGGCCCTTTGGAGAAGTCCTCTGCAAGGTCATCTTGTCCATAGACCACTACAATATCTTCTCCAGCATTTATTTCCTGACAGTGATGAGCATAGACAGGTACCTGGTTGTCCTGGCTACAGTCAGGTCCAAGAGGATGCCACATCGCACGTACCGAGCAGCCAGGATTGTCAGTTTGTGCATCTGGATCCTAGTCACCGTCATCGTTCTCCCTTTCATCATCTTTGCCAACGTCTACATAGATGACCTGGAGATCAAGAGTTGTGGCCTCAACTTCCCCAAGCCCGAAAGGTTCTGGTTCAAAGCCAGCAGGATCTATACCCTCATCCTTGGCTTTGCCATTCCAGTATCCACCATCTGCATCCTCTACACCATGATGCTCTACAAGCTAAGGAACATGCACTTGAACTCTAATGCTAAAGCCCTGGACAAAGCCAAGAAGAAAGTCACTATCATGGTCTTCATAGTCCTGGCTGTGTGTCTCTTCTGTTGGACCCCCTTCCACTTGGCCACCATTGTGGCTTTGACCACTGACTTGCCCCAGACTTCCATGGTCATTGGCATATCCTATTTCATCACCAGCCTAAGCTATGCCAACTCCTGCCTGAATCCATTCCTGTACGCTTTCCTGGATGACAGCTTCCGGAAGAGTTTCCGGAAGATGCTGGAATGCAGAACTTCCTGA